One genomic segment of Flavobacteriaceae bacterium includes these proteins:
- a CDS encoding DUF488 family protein yields the protein MMYYRRKLILGVLEEFGGKLNHTNFQKILFLVTRKQTQKYFDFVPYKYGCFSFQANQDLLTLGKYDLIKSATTQKSSNWILTNEDSNFLYELKKEDQSAIKSVKRKIDGLVQKDLIKYTYLNYPFYATKSQIANGILSKEEFSKIRKQQRNIERQEFFTIGYEGISLETYLNKLIINDIKLLCDVRKNSLSMKYEFSKSQLRNACESIGIKYVHIPELGIDSDRRQELNTMSDYNRLFEEYENTTLKKNHQSLKDLFQLVNDYKRVAITCFEKEVCMCHRGRVLKALIALPDWDIPYKHL from the coding sequence ATAATGTATTATAGACGTAAATTAATATTAGGAGTACTAGAGGAGTTTGGAGGAAAACTGAACCATACTAATTTTCAAAAAATTCTTTTTTTAGTAACAAGGAAACAAACCCAAAAATATTTTGATTTTGTTCCGTATAAGTATGGGTGTTTTTCTTTTCAGGCAAATCAAGATTTACTTACTCTTGGGAAGTACGACTTGATAAAATCAGCTACAACTCAAAAATCGTCCAATTGGATATTAACTAATGAAGATTCAAATTTCTTATATGAATTAAAAAAAGAAGACCAATCAGCAATAAAATCTGTAAAAAGAAAAATAGATGGTTTAGTACAAAAAGATTTAATCAAGTATACCTATTTGAACTACCCCTTTTATGCAACCAAAAGTCAAATTGCAAATGGCATTCTTTCAAAAGAGGAGTTTTCCAAAATACGTAAGCAGCAAAGAAATATTGAGAGACAAGAGTTTTTTACAATAGGATATGAGGGTATTAGCCTAGAAACATATCTTAATAAACTAATTATTAATGATATAAAATTATTGTGTGATGTTCGTAAGAACTCTTTGAGTATGAAATACGAGTTTTCTAAATCTCAATTAAGAAATGCTTGTGAAAGTATTGGTATTAAGTATGTACATATTCCAGAATTAGGTATTGATTCCGATAGAAGACAGGAACTAAATACTATGTCTGATTACAATAGATTGTTTGAAGAGTATGAGAATACTACCCTTAAGAAAAATCACCAATCATTAAAAGATTTATTTCAACTTGTAAATGACTATAAACGTGTAGCCATTACTTGTTTTGAAAAAGAAGTTTGTATGTGCCACAGAGGAAGAGTACTTAAAGCTTTAATTGCGCTTCCTGATTGGGATATACCTTATAAACACTTGTAA
- a CDS encoding IS1634 family transposase, translating into MIFRFMIAERINEPCCKLQSSFNQSEYLGFGDTEIPLHQFYRTLDLLSNEENFIKEHLFTQQHSLFSTVLDVVFYDVTTLYFESQVEQDNALRQKGYSKDGKAHKIQIVLGLLVDKNRNPISYQIYRGNSYEGSTMIDALNTMKQQFTIDRVVVVADTAMIDKENRTFMVNNQIDYIIGDSNKTLPKSIKETLIDIDNHKAIEGISKQTFSYSETTYKGRHIVCSYSAKRARKDAYAREKLIVKAKQWLEEPSKYKQVKKRDAGRFITSTKNGQSITLNLQVIENDAK; encoded by the coding sequence ATGATCTTTCGCTTTATGATTGCCGAACGTATCAATGAGCCTTGTTGTAAGCTGCAAAGTAGTTTTAACCAATCTGAATACCTTGGTTTTGGTGATACTGAGATTCCTCTGCATCAATTTTACAGAACTTTGGATTTGCTGAGCAATGAAGAAAACTTTATCAAAGAACATCTTTTTACCCAACAGCACAGTTTATTTTCTACTGTACTTGATGTGGTTTTCTATGATGTGACCACACTTTATTTTGAATCTCAAGTAGAGCAGGATAATGCATTAAGACAAAAGGGCTATTCTAAAGACGGTAAAGCACACAAGATACAAATCGTACTAGGACTATTGGTTGATAAAAACCGTAATCCTATATCGTATCAAATCTATAGGGGCAATAGCTATGAAGGAAGTACGATGATTGATGCACTAAACACAATGAAACAACAATTTACCATAGACCGTGTGGTTGTGGTAGCCGATACTGCCATGATCGACAAAGAGAATCGCACCTTTATGGTAAACAACCAAATTGATTATATCATTGGAGATAGTAACAAAACACTTCCCAAATCGATCAAAGAAACATTAATTGATATTGACAATCATAAAGCTATAGAAGGAATATCAAAACAGACCTTTAGTTATAGTGAGACTACCTATAAAGGAAGACACATTGTTTGTAGTTACTCTGCAAAACGTGCACGTAAAGATGCATATGCTAGAGAAAAACTTATCGTTAAAGCCAAACAATGGCTTGAAGAACCTTCAAAATACAAGCAAGTGAAAAAAAGAGATGCAGGAAGGTTTATAACTTCAACCAAGAACGGACAATCTATCACACTAAATCTACAGGTCATAGAAAACGATGCCAAGTAA
- a CDS encoding transposase: MDTYIDLLKLILPELLVEHFDLSKHSVENEVMHLYFEERNIVPKEESERILIAHGFHKELTIQDFPLRGNTVYLHIKRRRWLDRKTKQIVQRDWNLVAQGTRMTEQFAAFLKEISR, translated from the coding sequence TTGGATACTTATATAGATTTACTAAAATTAATTTTACCAGAGTTGTTAGTTGAACATTTTGATTTGTCAAAACATAGTGTTGAAAATGAAGTGATGCATTTGTATTTTGAAGAACGTAACATAGTTCCCAAAGAAGAATCAGAACGTATCTTGATAGCTCACGGATTTCATAAAGAGCTTACCATTCAAGACTTTCCATTACGAGGCAACACAGTATATCTTCACATTAAACGTCGTAGATGGTTAGATAGGAAGACCAAACAAATTGTACAAAGAGATTGGAATTTAGTAGCACAGGGGACTCGAATGACAGAGCAGTTCGCTGCTTTTTTAAAAGAAATTAGTAGATAG
- a CDS encoding nicotinic acid mononucleotide adenyltransferase, whose product MKNSVLILMMMMSTMVFSQKKEPVFTKEGDLVKATYYNKNGAIKAQGFFKDKKLTGEWVRFDKKGNKIQIGYYKKGKKVGKWFFWNKKTRKEVTYANNKIAGIQIRKLTDIEIAGNQ is encoded by the coding sequence ATGAAAAACTCTGTTCTTATATTGATGATGATGATGTCTACGATGGTTTTTTCACAAAAGAAAGAGCCTGTTTTTACTAAAGAAGGAGATCTGGTAAAAGCTACGTATTATAATAAAAATGGTGCTATCAAAGCACAAGGTTTTTTTAAAGATAAAAAATTAACCGGCGAGTGGGTTCGTTTTGACAAAAAAGGAAATAAAATTCAAATAGGTTATTATAAAAAAGGTAAAAAAGTTGGCAAATGGTTTTTTTGGAATAAAAAAACACGAAAAGAAGTTACGTATGCTAACAACAAAATAGCAGGTATTCAAATTCGAAAGTTAACTGATATAGAGATTGCCGGGAACCAGTAA
- a CDS encoding inorganic phosphate transporter, with protein MDDPYILMLVALAALAIVDLVVGVSNDAINFLNSAIGSKAISIRNIMIIASIGVFFGAITSSGMMEVARKGIFNPGMFMFQDIMFIFMAVMMTDILLLDVFNTLGMPTSTTVSIVFELLGAAVAISFIKISGNNAESFSAIREYINYETASKIIIGILLSVVVAFSVGAIVQFISRLIYSFNFEKRATYINALFGGFAITAITYFIIIKGLKGTPFYANIKYMIEDNTLLIIMGSFAFWTLISQFSIKVFKLNILKLIIGIGTFSLAMAFSGNDLVNFIGVPIAAWNSYQAFADSGVMAESFSMGILEKKVSSNVWLLLAAGGIMVITLWTSKKAKNVIDTGINLSRQGEGYEKFRPNPLSRIIVRASMGINVGLGYMLSKKTVAFIDSKFQKPMIKLPKDKTYELPAFDMVRASVNLIVAGILISIATSMRLPLSTTYVTFMVAMGTSLADRAWGRESAVYRVAGVINVIGGWFLTAITAFIAAAFVAFLIHWDTATIPILLILVAILIIRNTLRHRKKSKEVKKQQYIERAELITISGVIEESSDHIAEVAQRVNILYTNVVNDLAKHDLNKLRKTGKHVGKLNDEIDDLKNGVFYFIKSLDDTSVQASKFYILVLGYLQDVAQSISYISKASYKHVNNNHKNLKKAQLKDLKEIDNQLTGLLKKVSNAFENRSFDNLNEVLKEKQELLKDVSYSIENQVSRIRTDETSPKNTTLYFSILLETQDLISTLMSLLQVYEEFHITSRKVI; from the coding sequence ATGGACGATCCATATATTTTAATGCTTGTTGCTTTAGCTGCTCTGGCTATTGTTGATTTGGTGGTAGGAGTTAGTAATGATGCCATCAATTTTTTGAACTCAGCAATTGGTTCCAAAGCCATTTCTATCAGAAATATCATGATTATTGCCAGTATAGGGGTATTCTTTGGAGCAATTACTTCCAGTGGTATGATGGAAGTAGCACGCAAAGGAATCTTTAATCCGGGAATGTTCATGTTTCAGGATATCATGTTCATTTTTATGGCGGTAATGATGACTGATATTTTGCTTTTAGATGTATTTAACACTCTCGGCATGCCGACATCAACAACTGTATCTATTGTATTTGAATTATTAGGAGCTGCCGTAGCCATTTCATTCATAAAAATATCAGGAAATAATGCTGAATCTTTTAGTGCTATCCGGGAATATATTAACTATGAAACCGCATCAAAAATTATTATCGGGATATTGCTATCGGTGGTGGTTGCGTTCTCTGTCGGAGCTATTGTACAGTTTATTTCCCGCCTCATCTACTCGTTTAATTTTGAGAAAAGAGCAACATATATCAACGCATTATTTGGAGGGTTTGCCATTACGGCAATTACTTATTTTATCATTATCAAAGGCTTAAAAGGAACTCCTTTTTATGCAAATATAAAATATATGATAGAAGATAATACGCTACTAATTATTATGGGAAGTTTTGCTTTTTGGACGCTCATTTCTCAATTTTCGATCAAAGTTTTTAAATTAAACATACTCAAATTAATCATTGGTATCGGAACATTTTCTCTGGCTATGGCATTCTCCGGGAATGATCTGGTCAACTTTATCGGAGTACCTATTGCTGCATGGAATTCTTATCAGGCTTTTGCTGATTCCGGGGTGATGGCCGAATCTTTTTCAATGGGAATTCTGGAAAAAAAAGTGTCTTCTAATGTTTGGCTGTTATTAGCTGCGGGAGGGATTATGGTGATTACCTTATGGACTTCCAAAAAAGCCAAAAATGTAATTGATACCGGAATTAACTTATCTCGTCAGGGAGAAGGGTATGAAAAATTCAGACCTAATCCTTTGTCAAGAATTATCGTGAGAGCTTCTATGGGAATTAATGTAGGTCTTGGTTATATGTTATCAAAAAAAACAGTAGCATTCATAGATTCCAAATTCCAAAAACCTATGATAAAACTGCCTAAGGATAAAACCTATGAATTACCGGCTTTTGATATGGTCAGAGCATCGGTTAACTTAATTGTTGCGGGTATTTTGATATCTATTGCTACTTCAATGAGACTTCCGCTATCTACCACTTATGTAACTTTTATGGTTGCTATGGGAACCTCTCTTGCCGACAGAGCCTGGGGAAGAGAGAGTGCGGTCTACAGAGTGGCCGGAGTTATCAATGTGATCGGCGGATGGTTCCTGACTGCTATCACCGCTTTTATAGCAGCTGCTTTTGTAGCATTTCTGATTCATTGGGATACGGCTACTATTCCCATATTGCTGATATTGGTGGCCATATTGATTATTAGAAATACCTTACGCCACAGAAAAAAATCAAAAGAGGTAAAAAAACAGCAATATATAGAAAGGGCTGAATTGATTACCATTAGTGGTGTTATTGAAGAAAGTTCAGATCATATTGCCGAAGTAGCTCAACGTGTCAATATCCTATACACCAACGTAGTCAATGATCTGGCAAAACACGATTTGAATAAGTTGCGAAAAACAGGCAAACATGTGGGGAAACTAAACGATGAAATAGACGACCTGAAAAACGGTGTTTTTTACTTTATCAAATCTTTAGACGATACTTCCGTACAAGCCAGTAAGTTTTATATCCTAGTATTAGGATATTTGCAGGACGTAGCACAGTCTATCAGTTATATTTCCAAAGCAAGTTATAAACATGTAAATAACAATCACAAAAATTTAAAGAAAGCTCAGTTAAAGGATTTAAAAGAAATTGATAATCAGCTAACCGGTTTACTGAAAAAAGTAAGTAATGCTTTTGAAAACAGGTCTTTTGATAATTTGAATGAAGTTCTTAAAGAAAAGCAGGAACTATTAAAAGATGTTTCTTACTCTATTGAAAATCAGGTATCCAGAATCAGAACAGATGAAACGAGCCCTAAAAATACAACGTTATATTTTAGCATATTATTAGAAACTCAGGATTTAATTTCTACTCTGATGAGCCTGTTACAGGTCTACGAAGAGTTTCACATTACATCGAGAAAAGTGATATAG
- a CDS encoding DDE transposase, with amino-acid sequence MGRFYGVDGKKLGRQYRDYLSEFKQWKQKKHAKEWHVFPENIGAYLSIDETALSKGELYTIITNKKAKGKKGAIVGVFAGTKIEPIIEQLLKISSKKRNKVKEITLDMANSMKNIAKTCFPKAIQVTDRFHVQKLALEALQDIRIKHRWNAIDLENDLIKLAKTKGKEYQPEIFDNGDTRKQLLARSRYLLYKSPEKWTQNQYLRSKILFEKYPDIQKAFNLNQSLRNIFNTAKSIQIAYTKLAHWYNDVEKSGFKAFNTIANTISINYRSILNYFINRSTNASAESFNAKIKAFRAQFRGVKNVEFFLFRLTQIFA; translated from the coding sequence ATAGGTAGATTTTACGGAGTTGATGGTAAAAAACTTGGACGTCAATATCGTGATTATTTAAGTGAGTTTAAACAATGGAAACAAAAAAAACATGCTAAAGAGTGGCATGTTTTTCCTGAAAATATAGGTGCTTATTTATCTATTGATGAAACAGCATTGTCTAAAGGAGAACTCTACACCATTATTACCAATAAAAAAGCCAAAGGTAAAAAAGGAGCTATTGTAGGGGTTTTTGCAGGCACTAAGATAGAACCCATTATAGAACAGTTACTTAAAATATCCTCTAAAAAAAGAAACAAAGTCAAAGAAATTACACTAGATATGGCGAACTCTATGAAAAATATAGCCAAAACATGTTTCCCTAAGGCCATACAAGTAACTGATAGATTCCATGTGCAAAAACTAGCTCTAGAAGCGCTACAAGATATTAGAATAAAACATCGATGGAATGCAATAGACCTAGAAAATGACCTAATCAAGTTAGCAAAAACAAAAGGTAAAGAGTATCAACCTGAGATATTTGACAATGGGGACACTAGAAAACAACTCTTAGCTAGAAGTAGATATTTACTCTATAAATCTCCTGAAAAATGGACACAAAATCAATATCTAAGAAGCAAAATACTTTTTGAAAAATATCCTGATATTCAAAAGGCTTTTAACTTAAATCAGAGCCTTAGAAATATATTCAATACAGCTAAATCAATACAAATTGCATATACAAAACTAGCACATTGGTATAATGATGTAGAAAAATCTGGTTTTAAAGCTTTTAATACAATAGCAAATACAATTTCTATAAATTATCGGTCAATACTCAATTATTTTATCAATCGGAGTACAAATGCTTCTGCTGAATCTTTTAATGCTAAGATTAAAGCCTTTAGAGCGCAGTTTAGAGGTGTTAAAAATGTAGAATTCTTCCTGTTCAGATTAACACAAATTTTTGCCTAA
- a CDS encoding recombinase RecX, whose protein sequence is MEKFFFAVDEVKKKLEQYCVYQDRCHQEVEKKLKEFKLIAIAREEVLLHLIQHDFLNEERFAKSFARGKFRIKKYGKLRIVKELKYRNLSEYNIKIALKEIDEQEYTITIHKLIEKKAAMLSEQNLIKKKKKILDYMLRKGYEYELIIEAIALLYSS, encoded by the coding sequence ATGGAGAAATTTTTTTTTGCTGTTGATGAAGTTAAAAAAAAGTTAGAGCAATATTGTGTCTACCAGGACAGATGTCATCAGGAGGTTGAAAAAAAATTAAAGGAATTTAAATTAATAGCCATCGCAAGAGAAGAAGTTCTTTTACACTTAATACAACATGACTTTTTAAATGAAGAACGTTTTGCCAAAAGTTTTGCAAGAGGAAAATTTAGAATTAAAAAATACGGAAAACTCAGAATTGTAAAAGAATTAAAGTATAGAAATCTCTCCGAATACAATATCAAAATTGCCTTAAAAGAAATTGACGAACAAGAATATACAATAACAATACATAAACTGATAGAAAAGAAAGCAGCGATGCTTTCGGAACAAAACCTCATAAAAAAGAAAAAAAAGATATTGGATTATATGTTAAGAAAAGGATATGAATATGAGCTGATAATTGAAGCAATAGCTTTACTATACTCAAGTTGA
- a CDS encoding TonB-dependent receptor plug domain-containing protein, with amino-acid sequence MRRKVLLMLLIAIAHMGIAQEKGTIKGKILDKESNDEPLPFASVILKGTTTGTETDLNGNFSLTVDSGSYKVVFSFLGYKTIEIPVVVKPGETVIINKTLTAEEGVALDEIQITGSKSKEKISSLIIDQKRAISIEAKIGAQELSQKGVSDATEAVAKTAGVSKGSKNIVVRGLGDRYNSTSLNGLPLPSEDPEYKNISLDFFDTSIIKNIGVNKVFSPGIIGDVGGANINIVSKELIKKKFANVGFSTGANTQTLSKEFLTIDGTNRFGTGNGFSIPVNNLTQYTFADSWRPNTQNLQSNNSFSFSLGRKFTIGDEGKLSIFLTGSFDGKYNYVDGNIKQTNSIGAIFLDQDFKKYEYNVSQILMGNIKYKFGKGHELSYNHLFIHNNRQVIGDYSGFVNPEQTGDLEFQRRQQVNDNSLYVNQLLSTFLLSDRWTIEAKGSLNFVQGNEPDRRTNKYLFRDNFYSPQTNSAGENERYFSKLQELDNNGYGKFIYKLKEDEEDSSILAFGEHFRYTERLFSATIFNHGFNTRATIDINNPDAVFSQESLNNGIFRLETGRGTANNPFAFVPFTYRGKKLIQSGFSNAVYQFNENFIVSGGVRVESVQQRVTYNTNIANSNDNGPSNIKKLYVLPSFNIKYNFNENSIVRFAASQTYTLPQFKETAPFKYQDVSFSSQGNPNLIPSDNYNFDVKYEYYLSSSELITVTGFYKLIQNPIARSEIPSGGNTLTYLNVGNNASVFGMEIEARKSLLKSAETVDNEYSLDAGLNASLLSSKVNLDTASVAQFTNSSSDLEGATPFLINADVSFNKKYENSEWQTSLVFNYFSERVYSIGTRGFENILEKGIPTLDIVSSLRLGKHYNIKLKAQNLLDPSFELSREGANNGGNVVLGNYKKGVNLSLGLTYDF; translated from the coding sequence ATGCGAAGAAAAGTGCTACTAATGCTTTTAATAGCAATTGCCCATATGGGAATTGCTCAAGAGAAAGGAACAATTAAAGGGAAAATATTAGATAAAGAATCAAATGATGAGCCTCTGCCATTCGCCAGTGTAATTCTAAAAGGAACTACTACCGGAACAGAAACAGATTTGAACGGAAATTTTAGTTTAACCGTAGATTCCGGATCATATAAGGTTGTCTTCAGTTTTCTGGGATATAAAACCATAGAAATTCCTGTTGTTGTAAAACCGGGAGAAACAGTAATAATTAATAAAACACTCACCGCAGAGGAAGGGGTTGCATTAGATGAGATTCAGATAACGGGTTCTAAGAGCAAGGAAAAAATATCCTCCTTAATTATAGATCAAAAGAGGGCTATATCGATCGAGGCAAAAATCGGAGCCCAGGAGCTTTCTCAAAAAGGAGTTTCTGATGCAACAGAGGCTGTGGCAAAAACAGCAGGGGTCTCTAAAGGGTCAAAAAATATAGTAGTAAGAGGTCTGGGAGATAGATATAATTCTACTTCCTTAAATGGACTTCCGTTACCTTCCGAAGATCCTGAATATAAAAACATATCATTGGATTTTTTTGATACAAGTATTATTAAGAATATAGGAGTCAATAAAGTATTTTCTCCGGGCATCATAGGAGATGTCGGAGGTGCCAATATTAATATTGTATCGAAAGAGCTGATAAAAAAAAAATTTGCAAATGTCGGATTTTCTACCGGAGCCAATACACAAACACTAAGTAAAGAATTTTTAACGATTGATGGCACAAACCGTTTTGGAACGGGAAATGGATTTTCAATTCCGGTAAATAACCTAACACAATATACCTTTGCTGACTCCTGGAGACCTAATACCCAAAATCTTCAATCAAACAATAGTTTTTCTTTTTCACTAGGGAGAAAGTTTACTATTGGAGATGAAGGAAAGTTGAGTATCTTTTTAACAGGAAGTTTTGATGGAAAATACAACTATGTAGACGGCAATATCAAGCAAACCAATAGCATAGGAGCCATTTTTCTTGATCAGGACTTTAAAAAATACGAGTATAATGTTTCTCAAATCTTAATGGGAAATATAAAATACAAATTCGGAAAAGGCCATGAGCTCTCTTATAACCATTTGTTCATTCACAATAACAGACAGGTAATAGGAGATTACTCCGGATTTGTAAATCCGGAACAAACAGGGGATCTGGAATTTCAAAGAAGGCAACAGGTAAATGACAATAGTTTATATGTCAATCAACTTCTAAGTACATTTTTATTATCAGATAGATGGACCATAGAAGCAAAAGGTTCTTTAAATTTTGTTCAGGGGAATGAACCGGATAGAAGAACAAATAAATATCTTTTTAGAGATAACTTCTATAGTCCGCAAACCAATAGTGCGGGAGAGAACGAACGTTATTTTTCCAAACTACAGGAATTAGACAACAATGGTTATGGAAAATTTATCTACAAGTTAAAAGAAGATGAAGAAGATAGTAGCATACTAGCATTTGGAGAACATTTTAGATATACCGAAAGATTGTTTTCCGCAACTATTTTTAATCACGGATTTAATACCAGAGCCACTATAGATATTAATAATCCTGATGCTGTATTTAGTCAGGAGTCATTAAATAACGGTATTTTTAGACTGGAAACGGGTAGGGGAACGGCAAATAATCCTTTTGCTTTTGTGCCATTTACTTACAGGGGAAAAAAATTGATCCAATCCGGGTTCTCCAATGCTGTCTATCAATTTAATGAAAACTTCATTGTATCGGGAGGAGTCAGAGTTGAATCTGTTCAGCAAAGAGTTACCTACAATACAAATATTGCCAATAGTAATGATAACGGACCTTCTAATATTAAAAAATTATATGTGTTGCCGAGTTTCAATATTAAGTATAACTTTAATGAAAACAGTATTGTAAGATTTGCTGCAAGCCAAACATATACATTGCCTCAATTCAAAGAAACAGCTCCTTTTAAATATCAGGATGTCAGCTTTTCAAGTCAAGGAAACCCCAATTTAATTCCTTCTGACAATTATAATTTTGATGTTAAATACGAATACTATTTATCTTCAAGCGAATTGATTACAGTGACAGGGTTTTACAAACTCATTCAAAACCCTATAGCAAGAAGCGAGATACCAAGTGGAGGGAATACATTAACCTATTTAAATGTAGGGAATAATGCTTCGGTTTTTGGAATGGAAATAGAAGCGAGGAAAAGCCTTCTGAAAAGTGCTGAAACTGTTGATAATGAATATTCTTTGGATGCAGGATTAAATGCTTCTTTACTATCATCAAAAGTGAATCTTGATACCGCTTCAGTTGCCCAGTTTACAAACAGCTCAAGTGATTTGGAAGGAGCAACACCTTTTTTAATCAATGCAGATGTTTCATTTAATAAAAAATATGAGAACAGCGAATGGCAAACTTCGTTAGTATTTAACTATTTCAGTGAAAGAGTATACTCAATAGGGACCAGAGGTTTTGAAAATATTCTGGAAAAAGGAATCCCGACATTAGACATTGTTTCTTCATTGAGATTAGGCAAACACTACAACATCAAATTAAAAGCCCAAAATTTACTAGACCCGTCTTTTGAGCTAAGCAGAGAAGGAGCAAATAACGGAGGAAATGTCGTGTTAGGAAATTATAAAAAAGGTGTTAACTTAAGTTTAGGACTGACGTATGATTTCTAA